One Primulina huaijiensis isolate GDHJ02 chromosome 5, ASM1229523v2, whole genome shotgun sequence DNA segment encodes these proteins:
- the LOC140976588 gene encoding protein trichome birefringence-like 33 codes for MKPPLSSSPCSASASTTLFRKGRLSPYLFTLLAFILFIIILQSEDFTSYIFRAEFTTDRSFHRDQTISSSTKEKVEEKLAFAIGESDNNCDIFHGLWVRDESWPIYEEWECPYIQPQLACQAYGRPDKGYQQWRWQPYGCSLPRFNATLFMESLRGKRMMFVGDSLNRGQYISMVCLLHRAVAENAKSLKYSGPNMVFTAKDYNATVEFYWAPLLLESNADHPKKKITDRIIRKGSIDVHGKHWKGVDILVFGCYVWWARGVEYINILRGTFEDEVKDVVKVRTEEAYGLAIEGMMEWCEKNMDPKKTRVFFTSMSPFHQKSSEWGGLPDGNCYNETTLIDDQTYWGYECSKPIMRVISEAFNRSQFPIIFLNVTQLSGYRKDAHSSVYKKQWVPLTPEKIANPMSYADCVHWCLPGVPDTWNEFLFSKLFYP; via the exons ATGAAGCCACCACTATCTTCCTCCCCTTGCTCCGCCTCCGCCTCCACCACCCTCTTCCGAAAGGGTCGCCTCTCGCCCTATCTCTTTACTCTATTAGCATTCATCCttttcattatcatcctccaaagtGAAGACTTTACAAGTTACATATTCCGTGCGGAATTCACTACCGATCGATCTTTTCACCGGGACCAAACCATATCATCTTCCACAA AGGAGAAAGTAGAAGAAAAGTTGGCATTTGCAATTGGAGAGAGTGATAATAACTGCGATATATTCCACGGATTATGGGTGCGAGACGAGTCATGGCCGATCTACGAGGAATGGGAGTGCCCCTACATACAACCACAGTTGGCATGCCAAGCATACGGCCGGCCGGACAAGGGCTATCAACAGTGGAGATGGCAACCTTATGGATGTTCCCTTCCTAg GTTCAATGCGACATTATTTATGGAATCTCTTCGAGGAAAACGAATGATGTTCGTGGGAGATTCTTTAAACCGGGGACAATACATTTCCATGGTATGCTTGCTCCACAGAGCCGTAGCCGAAAATGCGAAATCCCTGAAATATTCGGGACCGAATATGGTTTTTACTGCCAAG GATTACAATGCAACGGTCGAGTTCTACTGGGCACCTCTTCTGTTAGAATCAAACGCAGACCacccaaaaaagaaaataactGATAGAATAATTCGTAAAGGTTCCATCGACGTGCATGGGAAACACTGGAAAGGAGTCGATATACTTGTCTTCGGTTGTTACGTGTGGTGGGCTAGAGGAGTAGAATATATCAACATTTT gagAGGTACTTTTGAAGATGAAGTAAAAGACGTTGTGAAGGTGCGAACAGAGGAAGCATATGGTTTGGCAATCGAAGGAATGATGGAATGGTGTGAGAAAAATATGGATCCCAAGAAAACAAGAGTCTTCTTCACTAGCATGTCACCTTTCCATCAAAA GAGTAGTGAATGGGGAGGGCTTCCGGATGGGAACTGCTACAACGAAACAAccttgatagatgatcaaacaTACTGGGGATATGAGTGCAGCAAACCTATAATGAGAGTCATTTCTGAAGCTTTCAACAGATCACAGTTTCCCATCATATTTCTCAATGTCACGCAACTTTCGGGTTACCGAAAAGACGCGCATTCGTCTGTATACAAGAAACAGTGGGTCCCTTTAACTCCGGAAAAGATTGCGAATCCGATGAGTTACGCCGATTGTGTGCATTGGTGTCTACCTGGGGTTCCTGATACCTGGAATGAATTCTTGTTCTCTAAGCTTTTTTATCCTTGA